Sequence from the Nerophis ophidion isolate RoL-2023_Sa linkage group LG10, RoL_Noph_v1.0, whole genome shotgun sequence genome:
CGTTCGGTGAACTAAACAGcaggtaaatgataaatgagttgtagttgtataacgcttttctaccttgaaggtactcaaagcgcattgacactacttccacatttagccattcacacactgatggagggagctgccatgcaaggcgctaaccagcatccatcaggagcaagggtgaagtgtcttgctcaggacacaacggacgtgacgaggttggtactaggttgggattgaaccaaggaccctcgggttgcgcacggccactctcccactgcggaACACGCGGTATGGCATAGATACTttaggacagtggtccccaaccaccgggccgtggcccgattggtaccgggccgcagaataattttttattaatttttctttttaaaaaaaaaaatatattttttttaattaaatcaacataaaaacacaatatacatttacaattagtgcaccaaccacaaaaacctccctttttcatgacaaaaaagtcactttttcatgacaaagaaaagaaaagaaaaaaacccgACCGCCGTTTGAGgttggcggggttgggggcgcgtgtataatatagccaagagtcatggatgcattggaattctgggtaattcttatgttgcgtttataatgtgttacatagccaatgttctccagaaatgtgtttggtgtgggttcacagagtgtggcgcatattagagtgttaaagttgtttatatcacaaccatcagtgtaaaaggtatggcgaTACGATATGTATGCGTCCgatcggcacgcagatagcatggtgtaaaggtgggcgcgatgacatgttgtagagcagtggtccccaactttatatcacactcaattttttactgcatgccattggtaagcgcaggggtgagaagaggttttaaaatgattagcgcctgcttacttttaccgcatgccttgaataagcgcaggggtgagaagaggttttaaattaattagcgccccggcggctattcaaggaaatacggtattcttaaaaaaaaaaaagtctggcttGTGTATTTGGCTTCAAAGTTTGTAATACTATTACTACTAACAATTTGTGTAGCCGGAGGTAAATATAAGGTGGCCATATTGGATGTTTGttgtaaaaaattaataaatgctTTTAGGTTGCACAGCTGCATCTGGGAATGCTGGGTTTTAGAGTGTTTAAACAAATTTGAGTCCATGTGCTTTGCTAGTAGTAGAGGCCTACAGAGACCATCTGTGAGAGAGCTTGTGTATTTGTCGGACAATGTGCATGTCACATATGCAGTCCAATTAAGGCATGACTGTCTTTGCATAAATGAGAGACTAAACCTAAAGTGACCAtcaagtatctttttttttttttttttactaacgtACCAAAGTAACGGACTACAATTATAAACGTACTCCAAGTTCATTTCTTTTTAAACATTGGTTTGATAGTGAAATTGACCCCAAACTGACTGCACTCAGGTCCATGAGCTGATTCTTGATAACTGTCGCTCAAGTGATGGGAAGGTTGAAGGCATCACAGAAGAATTCTGTAATCTGGAGATGCTGAGCCTCATTAATGTGGGCTTGACCAGTGTCGCAGAAATCCCCAAACTGGACAAACTCAAAAAGGTGACAAAATATTCTCTgatgttattatttttgttactttttgaAGGTGATTGTTGCTTTATCATTGGTGCATGTGGTTTGTTGCAGCTGGAGCTGAGTGATAACAGAATATCGGGTGGCCTGGAAGTTCTGGCAGAGCGTGTGAAAAACTTGACGCATCTTCACCTTAGCGGTAACAAGTTTAAAGACATTAGCACGTTGGAACCACTGGTGGGTCATTTttaattacttttattttttacgtTTTGGTAAATGAAGATTACAGGAATGGgcgctactttttttttcctccaccaGAAAAATTTGCCTCAGCTGAAGAGTTTAGACCTTTTCAACTGCGAGGTGACCAACCTGGCTGACTACAGGCAATCCATCTTCAAGCTCCTCCCCAACCTCACCTACTTGGACGGCTTTGACATTGAGAACGGCGAGGCATCTGATTCAGAAGGCGAAGTGGACGGGGCCGAAGATGACGATGAAGGTGAGTTTACTTCCCTTTAGTTGCCTCCAACGATGTCTTGGCTCCTCTCTCTATTGCAGATGGTGACTCGGAAGACtttgaggatgaggaggaggaagacGATGAGGACGTAGTGGCCGAAGAGGACGACGACGAAGACGACAGCAACGATGATGAGGTGAACACTTTGTGCTTGTGTCCGCAGATAAGTCTGTTTGGAGTCAGCTGTGTGAAATTTTGACATTTCTTTTGGTAGGATGGACAcgtgaacggagatgttgacagtGAGGAAGACGTGGACGATGAAGAGGACGATGAGGATGATGGTCAGTACGCACTCCCCCTTACATGAGCATGTtcagtaccagtagagtgggaaaaacaagttgcctctatattgaagctaatatctgatttatgacaccaaattATTTCCGAAGTTTGCGAATAAAACGATATGACCAAAATAATATCAATCTCAGTGATTCTCCACTCAGCCACGTAATCCGTGACGTAACGTTAGGAACCCCAGATCCCTTCTCCATCAACAATATtactaatcaagcagactttgagagccaacaatgatttttttttgagACGTTATGATATTGAACCTTGCATTTTTTAGCCCGAACACAAAGACGAGGAGCAATATGTTTTAGAGGCCGAGTGCTAAATGGATGGAGCTTTACAGAAATACAATAGCATTATCAACATTtctatgtgttaaacatataCACAAACCCTGACTGTAAAATTTTCACCTTTGCTCGGAGGCCGATCACcgacgggacgctcacataattccgtttagatCAGGGATGGGCAAACTACGGCCTGCAGCCCACATTTGGCCCATTGGTATTTTTGATCAGGCAcgacaaaaaataaaacagttgAGTAGATTGTGTTATAATTAGGACCACAGGAATTGTCCTGTAATGCCAAATAATTACACATAGTGGCGCAATAGGACTGcagtatgattgattgattgcacagcccaggtacttttttttttttttttttttactgttcctGCTCTGACAGCAGAACCAATTTCCAACAATGACAAAAGTTGACAGCAAATGCCAGAAGTTTAATAAGGAATTGGCAACTGAATACTTTTTTCACTGAAGTCAGGTCAAAGGCTGGATGTCTTATTTGCCAAGAATACACAGCGGCTTTGAAGAAATACAACGCAAGTTGTCATTTCTCCACCAAGCACGCTAATTATGCAAACAACCAGTCAATGCAAGAACGGACCGCTAGTGCTCAGAAGTTGGAGGCGAATTTGCAGGCTCAACAAAACATCTTTATCCGACAAACTACCATTCAAGAATCAAGCTTAAGGCAAGTTATCTACCGGCATTCAAATTAGTAGGCCTTTTTTGAAGGAGAGTTTCTAAAAGTGCATGGTGGATACAGCAGGTGTTTTGTGCCCTGAGAGCAAGAgtaaatttgaaaaagaaatagCTTATCATGCAGGATAGTGACTTGCCGTGTGGAGCTAATTGACGACTTAACAAAGCAa
This genomic interval carries:
- the LOC133560298 gene encoding acidic leucine-rich nuclear phosphoprotein 32 family member B-like isoform X1; protein product: MGLKKLVSSELGQRAPEDVHELILDNCRSSDGKVEGITEEFCNLEMLSLINVGLTSVAEIPKLDKLKKLELSDNRISGGLEVLAERVKNLTHLHLSGNKFKDISTLEPLKNLPQLKSLDLFNCEVTNLADYRQSIFKLLPNLTYLDGFDIENGEASDSEGEVDGAEDDDEDGDSEDFEDEEEEDDEDVVAEEDDDEDDSNDDEDGHVNGDVDSEEDVDDEEDDEDDVDEDPPPAKGEKRKRDPEDEDDDEEDD
- the LOC133560298 gene encoding acidic leucine-rich nuclear phosphoprotein 32 family member B-like isoform X2 — protein: MGLKKLVSSELGQRAPEDVHELILDNCRSSDGKVEGITEEFCNLEMLSLINVGLTSVAEIPKLDKLKKLELSDNRISGGLEVLAERVKNLTHLHLSGNKFKDISTLEPLKNLPQLKSLDLFNCEVTNLADYRQSIFKLLPNLTYLDGFDIENGEASDSEGEVDGAEDDDEDGDSEDFEDEEEEDDEDVVAEEDDDEDDSNDDEDGHVNGDVDSEEDVDDEEDDEDDDEDPPPAKGEKRKRDPEDEDDDEEDD